The Opisthocomus hoazin isolate bOpiHoa1 chromosome 2, bOpiHoa1.hap1, whole genome shotgun sequence genomic interval GAATTAAAAAGGCTCTTTCTAAGCAGGGGATTCCCAGGCCAGTTGCCATTTATATTCAGTGCTTTAACTCCACTTGCAGAGCCCGAGGCATGCATAGTTTATAGCGGTATCTGGCATACATTCATTGCTGTATTTTGCACAATGCATTTGGATACAGTTTCAGGTGGAGTCAGCGTGTGTAATCCCATGGAGCAGATAGCAGTAGGCTAATCCTGAGGTGGAAAACACCACGTCTGTAATTGTAAGGATATCCAGGCCAGAtggagattatttttaaaaaactattcttttgaaaaatcttgCCTACTGCAAGGAAGATGTTACACTGGTGGATTTTTGTCACTCGTTGTCTTTATGAAAGAAATTAGTCCATAGATTAACACTCTAAACATTTCAGGAAGTAACACATCGTAGTATTCACACAGCAGTGGTGAAGCGTACATTCCCAAAGACATTTCCTATCAGGAGAAACAGTTGAATCGGTATCTGCCTAGTTTTCTTCCTCAGAACTGGAGCTTCTTCGTTTTAAAATACACTTCTTCAGAAAGTCAGCCCTCGAGTCTTGGAATAGGATCAAAAATATTTCCCAAGAATTTGTAGACATAAGAATTACATCTGATTTTGAGAACAGAATAACACTGGGGGGGTAAGCATAATCTTATTACATGTATCGTCAGTGTGTTTTGCCTGTATTTCACTCAGACACTATCATATAAAACACGTGCTTCATTTTGAACAAAAGGTCTAATGCAGTGcttcctgtggttttttttggatTGCAGGCAAAGGAGATGCAGCAGATGGTGAAGCTGGAAGCAGAGATGGATCGCAGGCCAGCAACAGTGGTCTAAAGCCTCAACAAGCAAATTGAAGTTGGAGAACACAGCATCGTTAAAAGGAGAGCAAAATTCAAAAAAACATTGATGAGGTTGAAaagtgggcttttttctttttttttcattttttgtttgggcaggaggttggtttggtggtttggtttatttttttttttttttagtatatgaAGTGTAGCTACAGACCACCAAATCTTAaggtttgctttatttcttttttgacaCTGGGCACTGAATTTCCTTTGTTGGATTTCCATAAGAATTTCCTTTGTTTGGAAAAACACTAATCAGAAGATGAAGACAGTCTTTTACGCAGTCCTGTAGTCCTTTCTGTATCTCAACAGTCAGCTTGTCTGCATTAGAATTACACAATCAGAGCCTTGAAACACAACAGATATTTTTAACGTCATCTCAGATGgtcgaaaaaaaccccaaaactgtaGTCCAGTCATGTTACTTACGATTTGTGTTCTCATGTGCGATATATTGTGTAGAAACCCCATGCTGCCAGATCCCGACAAGCAACGACTCGTCAGGTGCTCGGCACCCGATGTCATGGAGCCCACTGAAGTGGATCTTTTGCTAAGTCACTGTAATAATCAGTATAGTAAGGAGTTGAGTTTGGGcaatgtaaaattaaatttcaaagtatttttcaggCAGCAGACAGTAGGCAGTTGAAAGTTAACTGCGTATATTCAAAAGTACGGTATGTACAAAGTCATCAGCCAAATTCATCAACTGTAACAGTAACTTGACAGGATATTTCTGCAGTCCAATGATGTCATTCACAAGTGCCATATCAATTCTGTCATTTCTGGAAGAAGCTGATATCCTGTAAAAGTTACTGCAATGGTTAGTGTGAGGGAAATACAGTGTATTTGTGCCAAAACTGATCAGTGCTCTAAGGAATTATGTATTGGGCACTTTAAGAAAAGTTTACATCCTACATTGCTTGTATAGAAATTGCATTTTGATCCTGTTGCTGCAGATCCCAGAGAATACAGTTCATTGTAACTTAAAGATTGTTTAAATGGCTTTTGGCAAAAAGTTTGTAACTGTGAAAATGTAAAAAGTATTTATACACTTCAGAACCACAGCATTGTAGAAAATCACATACATGTTGCCACGTGATAAAATTAGTAAACAGAAATGCTAAGAGTATGTTTGCATGTGATACAAATGCTACTAAGACTGTAATGTCTACTGTGTGACCACAGTCATTCTGCTAGCTGGTAAATACTGAATAAATGTATGGCACAGAATATTGTTTGATTAATTACAAAGACTTTTAGCATAACAAGGTCtctatatacatgtgtgtatattaaTTACGTGGGCATTCTTGATACTTGTAGTAAAAGAAAAGTACATAACTAATTTAATTTTACACAAAAGTATTTATGCAGATTTTCAGAATTTCATATCAGGAATAACCTTTTTATGTCCATTAGATATAAAAACAATTTGCTACTGTGTTAATTTGCATGTTTCTAGCGCTTGCTGTAGTTATATTGCAAAACAATGCATGTAAGCATTCCGGTTGGAATTTGTCCATGCTGCCAGTTCAAAGATGACTGCATGGAAAACTGGTAGTTTAGAACAAATCAGATTCCTGATTTCAGTGTACTAAGCACCAATTACTTTGTTGTATATGCTTGTACAAACAAATTCTACATATTCctataaacaaaataaatgaagagaTAATTATGTTATCGTCGGTCCTGAGATGAAACTTTCAACTTCTCTaataaaaaccttaaaaattCAAAACCTTGAGTTTTGACTGTAGTGAATTGTAGGGTGGTGGTATTATTACTGGCAAGTTTTTAGTAAGTTGTATTTCCTGTAAAAATGTGCATAGTGTAAATATATTTCTATCACAGCGTATTTATTCAAAGGAGTCTTATTTCTTTTAAGTGACAGAGGAGTTGTGCAGCATCGGTTCTCGCAGCACTACAAAACTACCCAAGTACAGTGTAGCAGCGCTGCCTTGAGAAGGCAACGGAGACAGAGGCCAGTGAAGTCTTCAGGTGTTTAGGGCAGGATTTAAACAAACAGAATTCCCATTCTGATGCCACTTCGCCTATGGAGGCAGCTCGTGCTCCTTATGATCCGTAATGTGTTAAAGCCGAGTTGCATACTGGGAGCAGCTCTCTCTGCTCTGTAAGCTTGGCCGGAGTGCTggagggagctgggagcagcagtaTTTTACGGAGCATGCCGGACAGGATCTGGCATCTCAAACaagacagtgattttttttttttttttttaattaaaatgtcttcTGAAACACAGCTGGTGGAGATAGTGCTGTGAGCTGGAATTTTTTACTGTTGCCTACTGTAGTAGTTTCTAGCCAGCAAGGAAAAGCAAATGACAGCCCAGACACGGAGGGAGCCGGACGGTGAAGCACTGAACTTTACTAGTTTTCTAGGCTCACTTACGGCCTGGCTGGAAACCACTGCCCTACCTGTTAAAGAAACAACTGGAAATGGAGGACTTGGGTTCAGCTCACGTCCCTTGCTGAGGAAAATCAAACCTGCCTGTCTTAATTCCCTGGCGAGTACCCTATGCATCAGGGAATACGCTCATTTTGGAAGGCTAGAAGATACTGTCCACGGCCTCCTTTTGAGTCTGTGCTGGCCGCTCAGCCAGGAGCGAGACATTTATCAAGCCAGAGAGAAAATGTGCTTCTGTGAAACCACGGAGCTGCGTAGCCTCAGCTTCCAGGCTCAGCTCCCAGAACTGTTGCGTATTTCATCCATTGACAATTTAGCATAAAATACAGACAgtaatttgaaattaaatgatGAATTTTGTCAGAGAAGTATTTTGAAATGCTGTATAAGTAGTATTTGATTCAAAAATTATTTGACGTTTGGCCGCTAATGTAATGAGGTGAGAATTTCCATTGAGATGAAATAGGCTAATCAGTTTGAACACTGATACTGAGTTAAAGCAGTTTAAAATGTCATTCTGTGACGGGGTGATGGATTCCACTTCACTGAAATTTCATCGAGGGAAGTGGCAGATTCTCCCTCTCCGAATCTCTTTAGATACGTTCAGCGTAGCTGTGATAGGGAGGGTCATGACACCCTTGCCTCATGGGCAGCCTGTTATTCTTTCACTCTCAGTAATTTGGGGGTTGGTCATTAACTTGACTGTTTCCAAGTGGGGGGTTCTGTTTAACCCCTGCCCCACTCGACTGCAGTCAAGTTGCACTGCCAGAGACCCAAAATATCCTTTGGGGGCCGATTTCCTCGCAGACTCCATGTGCCATTGCTCACAGGCTGCCTGTGAAATCGGCTGCCAGCGGCAGACGCATCCCAGAGCCGCTTGGCCAGAGAACCCCGCTCCCAGGGAAGTGCCAGCTGCGgtcccagcactgcagcccacTGTCACGGTGCCGCGCGCTCCCTGCGAGGAGACTGGTAAACATCATGGCTGTCTGGTAGCTGCTGGGTAACGGGGGGGATTCAGCCTCCAGAGATACACAGGCAGTCTCCGCAAGTGGGGGGTAAGAGCAGGTTGCAGGTGGGGCTCCAGATGATCCAATCTGTGGCCATAAATTGGCCCTGGTTGCAGCATTTCAGGTCAGCTAACGCCGCGCTGGCTTCCTCAGGTAAGACCTTGCTGCTCTGTCAATGTTTTGGGGCTTTCTTGGTGCGAGGAAATCTTAGGCCTCTCCCTTGTTTGCCACGGAGAGCAGGATAAACAtggctctgcaggctggaagTGGGGATTGCCACTGAAGCTGAAGGCTTTTTTGTTGTGATGTGCAGCTGGCGGGCGCTGGGAGAGCACTGGTTCTGCTCTGTGGGGTTCAGGGGGCGGTGGGTCAGGCTTGCCCACATCTCCAGAACAGCTGCTGCCTACACAGGCTGCAGGCGGGGGCAGCTGCCCAAGATCATACGTTCATTTGGGGGCTTGGAAGCTACCTAGAAACCTCAAAAAAATGGGAAATTAAATAGAGGGCTAGGGGAGGCAACAGAGGCTAGTTAAATACTGAGGTCAGCAGCCAAAGACCTGAGGAAGCCAGGCCTAAAATCACCACAGAAATACAGTCTGTTGGGAAGAGCCTCATGTAGaagattgtatttttttcctttatatagtTGCCTGAAACTACAGTCTGTAGGTTAATCCTGTATCACGACTGGCATGGGCCTGGCTCTGTTCTGGGGGGCAGGAGTGACTCTTTATCATGAAACACGAGAGAGAAGAAATAGCCAGAATATAATATTTAATACGTACAGCAAGCAGGAAAGGAATTTCAACGGGACAGTTACAAATATCAGCGTGTCCCTTCAGGGTCTGCTTTTAATTTCGAAGAGCTGTTTCCCAGTGAGAAAACCCCTCCGTGTAGGTGCACCCAGGCAGGGGAAGGGCGGCTTCGCAGCGGCAGCTGCCGGCGGCCCCAGCTTCCCTGGCACCACCTCGCTTCGCAGCACCCGCCACCCTTCCCTCCGGGCTCCTTCTCCCGAGCCGGGGCCGCCATCTGCGCCTCGGTCCCTCTGACGCCGCGCGCGCCGGGCAGCCGCTGGCCTCTGGGGTttttctgggaaggaaaaaaccccccgAAACCCCAGAGAAGCCCAATACCCTCGGTAGCGGGGTCCCgttccccgccgctcccgggacttGCACCTCTTGGGAACCGCCGGTACCCGGCGGTGCTCtgcgcagcgcggcggggccggcagcaCGCGGAGGGGCCGTTACAGCTCCCGGTGAGAGGCGGGAAACGACCCCTCAGCCCGCGGCGAGCGaggcggggctgccggcggggcctCGCCGCCCCCGGGGGCACCGGCAGCGCGCCTGCCCCGAGACCCCTCTGCCGGCAAGCCGGGGGGCTCGCTtcatccccccgccccggctcgtGGGGGAAGCGCAGGCGCCGGTTCCGCAGGGAACGAAAAGGGGATCGCCCAGctcgggcctccggcagcactgcgcGGCCCGGGGCAGGGATGGGGTGCGCGCAGTTTGCGTCCACCCCGcctggcagccccccaccctccGCGGCGGGCCGCCATGGCTGCGCGCCCCGAGCCCCTGCTCAGCGCCCCGGCACAGCCGGGGTGCCCGCACCTCGCCCCCCAGTAACGCTCCGCGCTGGCACGGCCAGCGTCGTTCCGGCGGCGCGTTCCGTGTTACCGCGTGCTTGTGTCGTGACACCGCAAGGGCTTAAGTGCGTTGACGAAAGGGTGCTGGGTCTGCTTCCGACCTCGCCACACAGAAATAGCTGCGCGCCTCTCCAGAAGCGAACACGCGAAGCAGCTGCCGGCCTTCGCCGGAATTACCGGCGCCGGGCTAGGCAGCCccccccgctccgctgccccgcTTCGGCGCTGCCTTCGCCCGGCGGCACGGCTCTCCCGCGGGAGCGGCACGTCGAGGGCCCCTGCTCCCCGCCGGAGGAGGGGGGAAATCCCTCGCCCTGCCCCCGCGTACGCCCCGTCCGTCCCTCCCGCGGGCGCCCCCGCCAGCTCCGTCggcatctccctcctcctcccccctctcccctcccacccaCTCACTCTTCCCcgtccctcctccccgccgctccgcagcAGCGTGCTTTTGCAGCCTGTGCAGCTCCTGAGAAAGGAGGTGTTtcaggcttggggttttttttcctcattttgtttttaaatatttcttcttttttttttttttctttccccccctcttcttttctttctcccctccgGAGCGGACCCTctcggagcagcagccgggcGCACGGCGGGGCCGAGCAGCGAGGATGGCCGGGGGGCGCCTCCCGGGGCTGCTCTTCCTCTTGCGTGAGTACCGTGGTAGCGAGTCGCGACACGGAGCCCTGTCGCGATGAGGCAGCCGGTGGCCGTGCTAGCAGCGCCGGCCCCGCTTCACCGCCACCGGGCTGCCCCATCTCCGCTGCCCGCTCTGTCGCGACAGGGACGCCCCGTCGCGACAGGGGCGGGGGAGGCCGGGGCCTTGCCGCCGGCGCTGAGCGCCTCTCCGCCCGCAGACGCTGCGGCTCGCCTGGCCGCCGAGCAAGAAGTTGAAAACCTCTCTGGGCTCTCCCCTAACCCCGAAAAGGACATTTTCGTGGTGCGGGAAAACCGGACGACGTGTCTCATGGCGGAATTCGCCGCCAAGTTCATTGTCCCCTACGACGTGTGGGCCAGCAACTACGTGGAcgtgagtggggccggggggagctgcaggggggggggggcggggggtcggTTTCACGGCGCGAGCCGCTGCGCGTCCTCACGGCGggaccggcgggggggggggtgggggggttcgCCGGTAGTTGTGGAAAGTCCCTTGTCCCCCCGGGGGCGGTGGGGGGCCTGTCCGCCCCCCCGAGTCCCGCTCCCCGTTCCCAGCTGATCACGGAGCAAGCCGACATCCCGCTGTCGCGGGGAGCCGAGATAAAGGGCAAGTGCGGCACCAACGAGTCGGAGCTGgagatctcctggctggagcAGGCGTACACCCTCAAGCTCTTCTTCCTGAAGGTACGGGGCTGCCCcgcacccccggggctgggggggggggatatgcTCGGCGATATTGCCGGGGTCCCGACCGGCCCTGTCTCGGTAGGAGGGGCACAACACGTCCCGGGGGCAGGAGGCTTTCTGGAGGCTCGGCCGGATCCAGTTCACCTACGACACCGCCGAGCGCACCTACTTCAAGGACGCCGTCAGCCGTAAGCGCCGGGGGGACGGGGCTGAAAGCAGACCCCCGAGCTCTGGCGAGCCGGGgggggacggacagacagacagacgcgCACACACACAGCACGAACACCCCGCGGGCTACTCACCCAAACGCAGTTGAAAGGGGAGAAAGGAGACCCCAAACCCAGGACCAGGTGGCGGTTTTAAACCGCCTATTAattcacacaccccccccccccccccttttttttatttttatttcttgttttttaatcACTGTGGTTGTGGCGGGAGCAAGAGCCCAGCCTCTGCTTGTTTGCTGCGCGGTGCCAGGCCTTCCCGGCAGGACCCAGGGGCCGGCAGCGGGACAGGGGTCCACCTGGTCTGGAAAAATTTGTCTCATTTCCTGCGGGAGATGTTTTTTTAAGgttaattatattttctgttctgttcacgGCTGAATAGGTGGGAAAGCGGCAGTTCCCCCAGATAACAATGAGATTGACATCAATATCTGTACCCCTACGCGCCTCCGCACCcaacagcctcctcttctcactgtgtttcctttcttttggcttttgttttgtttttgccttGTTTCTGCTCAGAAATGAGTTGTCTTGTGTTCACAATTGAAATACTGTCATTTGCAAGTTGTTCTCCCCCAAGATTTTCAAACTCCAGCGAACGCTGGGTGAAGAGTTTGTGGCGTAAGACGCACTGGATGTGGAGCTATTTTTCTCACTGGTGTTTCTAGTGTTTGTGTCCGCAAAACATGGTGATGGCCATGCCTTATCACCCTCTGCAGACAGGAAACACGGGTTGCCTtgcggtgctgctggaggggaacAAAGGGCTGCAGAAGAGCCGGAGGTGGAAGGCATCCCTCATTCCACCTTGCTGAGTCGCATTTGGCCTGCGTTTATAAAACAAGCTTGATGTGATGGGAAAACATTTCCTTGTAATCTGCACTCGGGTGAAATGGTCGTGATGTATTTTCAGGGAAGGCGTTATGG includes:
- the LAMP5 gene encoding lysosome-associated membrane glycoprotein 5; the protein is MAGGRLPGLLFLLHAAARLAAEQEVENLSGLSPNPEKDIFVVRENRTTCLMAEFAAKFIVPYDVWASNYVDLITEQADIPLSRGAEIKGKCGTNESELEISWLEQAYTLKLFFLKEGHNTSRGQEAFWRLGRIQFTYDTAERTYFKDAVSPGKHTASSHRLSALVTPAGRSYECQAQQTISLISSDHQKSVQLLLSEVRIQPFDITADFVFSEEHKCPVDQREQLEETLPLILGLILGLVIVITLCVYHIHHKLTANQVQIPRDRSQYKHMG